The Acidobacteriota bacterium genomic sequence CGCGGCTCTCCTCGGCGTGGGTCACGTTGATGAGCATGACCTTTCGGCTGTTTGTGGCCACTCGGTAATCTCCTGGAGACGGCGGCCGCGCCGGTCGCCGCGGCGCAAAGACACCCGAAGGGCGCCGAAGGGACCCGCGGCCGGCTGTCCGGGACGCCCGGGCGCTGCGAAGGCCGCTTCGAGTCGATCGGGCGGCTCGCGCGCTTGCACGCTCCCGCCGGACGCGGCGGGCGGACCGGGCGTTTACGAGACACGCCCCAGCCGACGCCCGGCGCCCGGCGGTCGCCGCCGGCGCTCGTACCGACGCACGGCTGGTGCGGTTCGGTCATCCTGTGCCAATCTTATAGCCTCTCGACGCTGCGGGCATCGGGGCCTCCCGGCGCCGGCCCCTCCCCCCGGCGGAGGTCCGACCATGAGCGCCCCCACGCCGTCGCCCCCGCCCGTGGGTCTGGCCTTTCTCGATGCCGAACTGACCTTCGTCACCGACGACGCCCGACTGCACGCCGCGGTGGTCGAGCGGCTCGGCCCGTTCGTGCGCGAGCCGGGAGAAGGACCGACCTTCGCCGCACGGATCCACGCCGACCCGCCCCGCGTCCGCTGGGACGGGCACGAACTCTCGCTGCCACGGGCTTCGGTCGAGGAGCACGCTTTCGGCCTCCTGTTCCGCGCCGCCCTCGACCGCGTCGAGCGCTACCTCGTGCTCCATGCCGCAGCCGCCGCGAAGAACGAACGCGCTCTCCTCATCGCGGGTCCGTCCGGGGCCGGGAAGACCACGCTCGCGCTGGCCCTCGCGGCCGGCGGGCTCCGGCTGCTGTCGGACGATTTCACCCCGCTCGATCCGGCGGACGGTCTCGTGCTCCCCTTCCCCAAGGCGATCGGGGCGCGCGACGGGGCCGCGGCCCGCATCGCGGATCGGCTGGGCCTCGAGCCCGCGCCGCCGAGGCCGGTCCGGCCGGTGGCACCGCTCGCGCCGGCGCGCCCCGCGCTGGTGGTCCTCCTCTCGCAGGAGGGTGCTCCCGATCCGAGACGTCCTTACCTCTTCTCCGTGACGGTGGCGGGGGACGCCGAGGAACTCCTCCGAGCGGCCTCCGACCCGCCGCACATCGAGCCCGCCGGCTGCACGGCGGGCGAGGTGCGCTTCCGCGTTCGGCCGGGGCTGCAGGCCACCCGTGCCCTGGAGGATCTGCTCCGGCGGTTCGCCCCCAGGATCGTGGCGTACGGGGCGGCCGCCGAGGCGGCCTTCGCGGCGGCCGAACGGCCGGTTCTCGAACCGCTCGGAGCCGCGGCGGCGCTCACCCTCCTCGCGCGGGAGGTGCAGAACCGGAGGCCGGGAGGCGCGCTGATGCGTCGCCTCGGGGGCGATCTTTCGAAACTGATGGACGAGCTCGCCCGAGGCCTCGCGGGCGCCTCCTTCGCCTGGCTGCGCCCCGGCCCGCCCGAGCCGACGGCCGCGCTTCTCGCGCAGGCACTCGACGAGGCGGTGCGCCGGTCATCCCGATCCGGTTGACCGGTCGTCGGGCTCTTCCCCGGCGGGCGCCTCGTCGGCCGCGCCCTCCTCTTCCGGCTCCGGCAGCACGTCGAGGACCACCTCCGGCAGATCGCGCACGGCGAGCCGGTACAGCCCCGGCTCGTCCGGGATCTCGAACACGCACCGCACCGGAAGGGCGGCCGGCCTCCCCTCCTCGCCGCACCACGCCTCCAGCTCTCCGTGTCCGCTCATCAGGACCGGCTGCCCTTGGACCTCGACCGGCACCCCGACCGGCCGGTAGAGGTCGCCCCGCGCATCGCGCAGCACCACGTCCGCTCCGGCCCCGCAGGGCACGAGCCGCATCACCTCGGGACCGCCCTCCGCCGCCCTCAGCACGAAAGCCACCTCGAGGAAGATGCGCCCCTCGAGGGGACGGACCCCCGCGTAGTCCCGGCGCGTCTGGTGTCCGAGGGACAGGAGGCGGACGTCGCCGGCCTCGATCTCGAGACCGGCGGCACGGGTGGCCCGTTCGCCCCGAAGGTGGCGCGCGAGCCAGTCCAGGATGCGGTGGAGCGCGTCGACCCGATGCGCCGGTTCGAAGATCCCGTGCCCCTCGCGCGGGTAGTAGACCAGCTCGACTTCCCGGCCCAGCGCCGTCAGGGCGCGGTGCAGGGCCTTGCTGTTGGTGAATGGGGTCGTGTCGTCCTCGAGTCCGTGGAGGATCAACACCGGGGCTGTGATCGACTCCACCTGCGTCAGGGGGGAACGCTCGCGGTACAGATCGGCGGCGCGCCAGGGCGGCTCGCCGAGGTAGTGGACCTCCCAGGAGGAGAACTCCGACGTCGTGTAGTCCTGGGCCAGATCGAAGATCCCGGCGATGGAGATGCCGGCCCGGAACCGGTCGCTGGTGGCCAGCAACCAGTTCGTCATGTAACCGCCGTAGCTCGCCCCCGCCACCGCCAGCCGCTCGGGATCCACCAGGCGCTGGCCGACGATCGCCTCGACGCCGGCGAGAATGTCGCGCGCGTCGCCTCCCCCGAGATCGCCTCGCGACGCCAGCGCGTATCGCGAGCCGTATCCCGAGGAGCCCCGGTACTGAGGCATGAACACGGCGAACCCCTCGGCGGCGATCGCTTCCGCGTCGTAAACCCGGAGCGTGTCCTGGACCCTCCAGTGCGGCCCGCCGTGGATCCACACGAGCGCGGGCGGCGGGCGGTCGCCCGGCTCGGGCGGCAGGAGGAGCAGTCCCTCGTGCTCGAACCCGTCGCACCGCCAGCGGATGCGCCGGCGCCGGGCGCGCTGCCAGTCCTGCGCTTCCTCGTGGAGCCGCGTCAGCAGCTCGATCTCTCCCGTCCCCGAGTCGATGCGGGCCACCTGGGGCAGGGACGAGCCGTCCTCGACCACGGCAGCCAGGCGCCCGTCGGTTCGGGCGGCGGCGATGTGCCAGATCGTCCGGCCTTCCAGCGGCAGCGGTTCCCACCGGCCGGTGGCGGGGTCGACGAGGATGATCCGCGACTCGAGACCCCATGCGACCAGCACTGCCGCCCGCCCGTCCGGGAGGACGACGAACTCCTCGAGATCGCGGTCCACCCCTTCCAGCAGCGGCCGCGGAGGGGCCGAGGGATCGTCGACCGGAACCGCGAACAGCTCCTGGCGGCTGTACGAGATGGACGGATCGGCCCATCCGTGGAAGAGGAGGTACCGCCCGTCGGCGGTGAACCGGGGAGTCGTCTCGGCCCCGCCTCGCCCGCGGGAGGCGCGTCGCTCGCGGCCCGTCCGGAGATCGCGGACGACGATCTCGGTTCGATCCGCGTCCCCCGGCCGGCCGGTGTGGTTGGTCGCGTACGCGAGGAGGCGGCCATCCGGCGAGACGTCGAAGTCCTCGACGCCTCGGCGGCCGCCCAGAAGGCGCTCCGGCCGTCCCCCATCGAGCGGATGCCGGCAGATTTCCTGGAACGGGATCTCCCGATGCTCCACCTGCGGATCGTCGCGGTTCTCCTCCCGCCGCCTCCGCCATGCCCGCACCGCGGGCGGGCGCGGCTCCGGTCCGAGGGTCACCACCGCGGAGCCGTCCGGCCAGAACCGGAACAGATCGACCCCTTCGGGGGCCTCCGTGAGCCGCCTCGCCTCGCCCCCGTTCCAGGGAAGAAGGAAGACCTGGTAGCGCTCCCCCCCGTCCTCGCGCCGGTCGTCCTCCTCGTCCTCGTGCGGCTGGGGGCGGAACGTCACGAACGCGAGCGAGCGGCCGTCGGGCGCCCAGGCCGCCGCGCCGGAGTCCCTGAGGCCGAAGGTGATCTGCCGGCAGCCCTCCCTCTCCTCCCCGTCCGGGGCCACGTGGAGCTGCGCCCGAATCTCGCCGCGGCCGAAGTCGGTCTCGGTCAGGGTGAAGACCACCCGCTCCCCGTCGGGGGAGATCGCCGGATCCTCCGGGACGCGGAGGCCGACGAGGTCGCGCGGCGTGATGCGTCGGCCCATCGGGGACGCCTCCTGGCGGGCGGGCGCCCGCTCGGGTGGCGGATTCTACGCGCCGGGGGGCGGTTCGGGCCGGCCAAGTCCCCAGCCCGGGCGTCGGTTCGGTCGAGTCCCCCGGCCGCGCGTGGGTTCGGCCGGTCAAGTCCCACGGCCCAGCGTCGAAGAGGGACGAGAGGCCCCACCGTGACCGCGCCGTCCGACCGGCCCAGGACGTTCTTTCCCGTTTCCCTTGAGCTGCTCGAGGTGGGGCAGCTCCTTCCCTGCGACATCTGGCTCAAGCACGGCGACGCCGAGCCGGTTCTGTACCGGGCCAGCCGCCTTCCGTTCGAGGCGGAGCACAAGCGGCGGCTGATCGAGTCCGGCGTCCAGTCGGTTTGGATCTCGTTCGGCGACGCCGAGTCCTGGAACGACCACCTGGCCCGGCAGCTCAGGACGCGCGTGCGGGACCCGTCCATCCCGCTCCCCGAGCGGATGCGGATCATGGTCCACAGCGCACGCGACCTGATGCGGACCATCGTCGAGAACCCGCGTGCTCCCGGCGTCAAGGACCAGGTGGACGCCGTGAGCGAGTCGATCGCCGAGCTGATCGACGGTCCCGAGGCGCTGGCCGCCGCCGTTCGGCTCATGGAGCACGACTACTACACCTACACCCACTCGCTGCACGTCGCG encodes the following:
- a CDS encoding S9 family peptidase, with the protein product MGRRITPRDLVGLRVPEDPAISPDGERVVFTLTETDFGRGEIRAQLHVAPDGEEREGCRQITFGLRDSGAAAWAPDGRSLAFVTFRPQPHEDEEDDRREDGGERYQVFLLPWNGGEARRLTEAPEGVDLFRFWPDGSAVVTLGPEPRPPAVRAWRRRREENRDDPQVEHREIPFQEICRHPLDGGRPERLLGGRRGVEDFDVSPDGRLLAYATNHTGRPGDADRTEIVVRDLRTGRERRASRGRGGAETTPRFTADGRYLLFHGWADPSISYSRQELFAVPVDDPSAPPRPLLEGVDRDLEEFVVLPDGRAAVLVAWGLESRIILVDPATGRWEPLPLEGRTIWHIAAARTDGRLAAVVEDGSSLPQVARIDSGTGEIELLTRLHEEAQDWQRARRRRIRWRCDGFEHEGLLLLPPEPGDRPPPALVWIHGGPHWRVQDTLRVYDAEAIAAEGFAVFMPQYRGSSGYGSRYALASRGDLGGGDARDILAGVEAIVGQRLVDPERLAVAGASYGGYMTNWLLATSDRFRAGISIAGIFDLAQDYTTSEFSSWEVHYLGEPPWRAADLYRERSPLTQVESITAPVLILHGLEDDTTPFTNSKALHRALTALGREVELVYYPREGHGIFEPAHRVDALHRILDWLARHLRGERATRAAGLEIEAGDVRLLSLGHQTRRDYAGVRPLEGRIFLEVAFVLRAAEGGPEVMRLVPCGAGADVVLRDARGDLYRPVGVPVEVQGQPVLMSGHGELEAWCGEEGRPAALPVRCVFEIPDEPGLYRLAVRDLPEVVLDVLPEPEEEGAADEAPAGEEPDDRSTGSG